The following are from one region of the Carassius auratus strain Wakin chromosome 43, ASM336829v1, whole genome shotgun sequence genome:
- the LOC113061244 gene encoding zinc finger BED domain-containing protein 1-like translates to MSSRLHRIHANHILAEAAALDPRFKRMAFPDGRTADETFQRLSTAAARISSGKPIQQQPAVEGLEGAGSGAGSIVWSYFHEEVAGTVEARNPTADAVMEVRAYLEEPLLPTHEDPLKWWESRAPVYPRLSKLMAKKLCVVATSVHSERIFSKSGQIISERRSRLKPKKVRALVFLNANLPKDKKERQKKP, encoded by the exons ATGTCATCGCGATTGCACAGGATTCATGCCAACCACATACTAGCAGAGGCTGCTGCACTTGACCCGCGTTTTAAGAGGATGGCCTTCCCTGATGGCAGAACAGCAGATGAGACGTTTCAAAGGCTGTCAACTGCAGCAGCAAGAATTAGCAGTGGCAAACCCATCCAACAGCAACCAGCTGTGGAAGGACTGGAAGGAGCAGGCAGTGGTGCTGGATCAATAGTTTGGAGCTATTTCCATGAGGAA GTAGCTGGAACAGTGGAAGCCAGGAATCCAACCGCTGATGCTGTCATGGAGGTGCGAGCCTACCTGGAGGAGCCTCTTCTTCCAACACATGAGGATCCCCTCAAGTGGTGGGAGAGTCGAGCCCCTGTTTACCCCAGGCTTAGCAAGCTGATGGCCAAGAAGCTTTGTGTTGTGGCGACATCAGTTCACTCTGAGAGAATATTCTCGAAATCTGGACAGATAATCTCAGAGAGGAGAAGTCGCCTTAAGCCCAAAAAGGTCAGAGCTCTTGTATTCCTTAATGCAAATTTGCCCAAAGACAAAAAAGAGAGGCAGAAAAAGCCATAA